The Candidatus Binatia bacterium genome has a window encoding:
- a CDS encoding efflux RND transporter periplasmic adaptor subunit: protein MDSEPDSEQGASPDSSHIQRFVGRAVGIGIVLGAVLLSLWVYRDLSIWPRTDDAYVRANTVGIAPHVSGPIIQLSVVDNQPVSEGEVLFVVDPRPYQVAVARAEAELLMTDLKIEAMEGAVRAAEAEVKLRKAEAEYAVQYLERLRPLLEKQFVTANQVFEAESLASAASSAMERAHFELDQAKKELGEFDGINAHRKAAEAKLLEAELNLGYCEVLAPFDGYVTNLNIAVGEYANRGEHVFALVDNRKWYVMANFREVFLENIKPGMKAEVYLMSYPGRRFEGEVQGIGWALWQRNGSTVGILPDVEPSLNWVRLAQRFPVRVVLEKPDPDFPFRMGSTAVVTIKGFPSLSSESR from the coding sequence GTGGATTCTGAACCGGATTCAGAACAGGGCGCATCGCCGGACTCCTCGCACATTCAGCGTTTCGTGGGGCGAGCGGTGGGCATTGGAATCGTCCTGGGGGCGGTACTGCTGTCTCTTTGGGTCTATCGAGATCTCTCCATCTGGCCACGTACGGATGACGCGTACGTTCGGGCCAATACGGTTGGCATCGCACCTCATGTGAGTGGCCCCATCATCCAGCTGTCTGTGGTCGATAACCAGCCTGTTAGTGAGGGCGAGGTTCTTTTCGTTGTCGACCCGCGGCCCTACCAGGTGGCTGTGGCAAGGGCGGAAGCGGAGCTCCTGATGACAGACCTCAAAATTGAAGCGATGGAGGGGGCCGTTCGCGCAGCCGAAGCCGAAGTCAAGCTAAGGAAAGCGGAGGCGGAGTACGCCGTGCAGTATCTTGAGCGCCTTCGCCCTCTGCTGGAGAAGCAATTCGTGACGGCTAACCAAGTTTTCGAGGCGGAGAGCCTGGCCTCAGCCGCTTCATCAGCCATGGAGCGGGCCCATTTTGAACTTGATCAGGCGAAGAAGGAACTGGGAGAATTCGACGGGATCAATGCCCATCGCAAGGCGGCCGAGGCCAAGTTGCTCGAGGCCGAGTTGAATCTCGGGTATTGCGAGGTTCTTGCGCCTTTCGATGGCTATGTGACTAATCTCAACATTGCCGTGGGTGAATACGCTAATCGAGGCGAACACGTCTTTGCTCTGGTGGATAACCGGAAGTGGTATGTGATGGCCAATTTCAGGGAAGTCTTCCTTGAGAACATAAAGCCGGGGATGAAGGCCGAAGTGTATTTGATGTCCTATCCGGGCCGACGTTTCGAAGGAGAGGTTCAGGGAATTGGCTGGGCGCTCTGGCAGCGAAATGGGAGTACGGTTGGTATTCTTCCCGATGTTGAGCCGAGTCTGAATTGGGTACGGCTTGCGCAGAGATTTCCGGTGCGCGTCGTGCTTGAAAAACCCGACCCCGATTTCCCCTTTCGGATGGGGAGCACAGCGGTGGTGACCATCAAGGGCTTTCCGAGTCTCTCCTCCGAGTCAAGGTGA
- a CDS encoding FUSC family protein: MRVTSKLFAFLRSELELSPARWRAIGRIVVGCVIALTLVMTLRIPEGGWVILTIFIVSMGDTGASVKRAVQRQLSVFTGCTVAIILVILFHQQPWFQIPCMGVVIGVAVYLSRTSAAPSIPILGALAMILAIGGVDVSGPEGVYIGLWRFVDISLGNIIGTFCQALVWPENPQKLLLEGLAKSLRISAEKLNQSLLPAEEVITEESQLALGEERVMNSLAQSVTWLDNAEHVHKKIRSYHHEMVNLIGDVNQIAIASQQSARASAYLAERGQNARFSVPIRERILEIQERCNTYALAIEQRAWTPSIDALPFLNQVVSETFIAEEGNDRELNGDETGTQNTFEGTLLSSAVSSSEALDSMTESVGFLRTGNTTQSKKNPGQAAPLDSKKVPSTSLFPLEKGSLTSNGYSKINQTDLVSAAKAALGALIAYVYLNTVDWPGGITAVVTAVLVSLDNYGAMIQKSILRIAGAAIGGLASMMVILFVIPNITSLPPFLVAAGLVCTLGAWVQTGSTRIAYTGLQIGLVAGLALASSHSPSIDLMPFRDRLLGIFTGLSSVLIVYGLFGEIRARIWAVDNSAETLRLMAKGAMIGLEGGGVQVEKANTYSIRYEIYRRISFGYRLLTEASYEDWFSRQKEKNQRDSAALHTVLDETRAIQRVIMSVVWNRLDFQNIAAPHLAGRNALEDAGRTLPKILESLATRLKNPESSDSRAVEAVSRYCEKLRLSESVLQSESLSDSPTLPERNYHRLLRAQLGFYQQLEILLLQMAKDTQEFSISGDRFSLLARLRGSERRSQAPTIRPA, translated from the coding sequence ATGAGAGTGACATCTAAATTATTTGCTTTCTTGCGATCAGAACTCGAGTTGTCGCCGGCCCGCTGGCGGGCCATTGGTCGCATCGTAGTCGGCTGCGTGATCGCCCTGACCTTGGTGATGACTCTTCGAATACCCGAAGGCGGCTGGGTCATTCTGACCATCTTCATTGTCTCGATGGGCGATACAGGAGCCTCCGTCAAACGCGCCGTGCAACGTCAGTTGAGCGTTTTTACGGGCTGCACCGTGGCCATCATTCTGGTGATTCTTTTCCACCAACAGCCCTGGTTCCAGATACCCTGCATGGGTGTCGTCATCGGCGTAGCCGTCTACCTGAGTCGAACTTCCGCCGCTCCCTCCATCCCTATCCTGGGCGCGCTCGCCATGATCCTGGCCATTGGGGGAGTCGACGTGAGCGGACCCGAAGGCGTCTACATCGGCCTCTGGCGCTTTGTTGATATTTCGCTCGGGAATATCATTGGAACTTTTTGCCAGGCCCTCGTGTGGCCTGAAAACCCTCAGAAGCTTCTACTGGAGGGCCTCGCCAAAAGCCTCCGGATTTCCGCTGAGAAACTCAACCAATCGCTCCTCCCTGCTGAAGAAGTCATCACTGAGGAAAGCCAGCTCGCCCTAGGTGAGGAACGTGTGATGAACTCACTCGCCCAATCGGTCACGTGGCTGGACAATGCCGAGCACGTCCATAAAAAGATCCGAAGCTATCACCACGAAATGGTGAATCTGATAGGCGACGTGAACCAAATTGCCATTGCCTCGCAGCAAAGTGCACGCGCCTCGGCGTATCTTGCAGAGCGGGGTCAAAATGCAAGATTCAGCGTACCGATTCGGGAACGTATCCTCGAGATACAGGAGCGTTGCAACACGTACGCCTTGGCTATTGAACAGCGCGCGTGGACACCCTCCATCGACGCACTTCCATTCTTGAATCAGGTCGTGTCCGAAACTTTCATAGCGGAGGAGGGGAACGATCGAGAGCTGAACGGGGACGAGACGGGAACCCAGAACACCTTTGAGGGTACGCTGCTCTCCTCTGCCGTCAGTAGTTCAGAGGCTCTCGACTCCATGACCGAAAGTGTCGGTTTCCTACGTACTGGAAACACGACGCAGAGCAAGAAAAATCCCGGCCAAGCAGCCCCGCTTGACTCAAAGAAGGTCCCCTCGACTTCTTTGTTCCCACTGGAAAAGGGGAGCTTGACCTCAAACGGCTACTCTAAGATCAACCAAACCGACCTGGTCTCCGCCGCCAAGGCAGCGCTCGGCGCCCTGATTGCCTACGTCTACCTCAATACGGTGGATTGGCCGGGAGGCATCACAGCCGTGGTCACCGCAGTCCTGGTCTCTCTCGACAACTACGGTGCCATGATTCAAAAAAGTATCCTTCGTATCGCGGGTGCCGCCATCGGCGGCTTGGCCAGCATGATGGTCATCTTGTTCGTCATCCCCAACATTACGAGCCTGCCACCTTTTCTCGTCGCCGCTGGACTAGTCTGTACACTGGGTGCCTGGGTGCAAACCGGAAGCACGCGGATCGCTTATACGGGTCTGCAAATCGGGCTGGTGGCAGGGCTCGCCCTGGCTTCATCTCATTCCCCAAGCATAGACCTGATGCCTTTTCGCGATCGTCTGTTGGGCATTTTTACCGGACTCAGCTCGGTTCTTATCGTCTATGGCCTTTTCGGCGAGATCCGTGCCCGGATCTGGGCCGTAGACAACAGCGCAGAGACGCTCCGGCTGATGGCAAAAGGCGCCATGATCGGATTGGAGGGAGGCGGAGTCCAAGTTGAAAAAGCCAACACCTATAGCATTCGCTATGAGATATATAGACGCATCTCTTTTGGCTATAGACTCCTCACCGAAGCCAGCTATGAGGATTGGTTTTCCCGACAAAAAGAAAAGAACCAGCGAGATTCCGCGGCTCTCCACACGGTCCTTGACGAGACCCGCGCGATTCAAAGAGTCATCATGTCCGTAGTCTGGAATAGACTGGATTTCCAGAATATCGCAGCACCCCACCTCGCGGGACGCAATGCACTTGAAGACGCGGGGCGCACGCTGCCCAAAATTCTTGAGTCACTCGCGACTCGGTTGAAAAATCCCGAGTCTTCGGATTCTCGCGCGGTCGAGGCCGTGTCTCGCTATTGTGAGAAACTGCGGCTCTCCGAATCCGTTCTTCAAAGCGAGTCGCTCAGCGACTCGCCCACACTTCCAGAGCGCAACTATCATCGCCTACTACGTGCCCAGCTCGGTTTCTACCAACAACTCGAAATTCTGCTCTTGCAAATGGCCAAGGACACCCAGGAATTTTCGATCAGTGGTGATCGCTTCTCCCTACTCGCGCGACTGCGAGGTTCAGAGCGTCGAAGCCAAGCTCCGACGATACGGCCCGCCTAG